In the Opitutia bacterium genome, one interval contains:
- a CDS encoding DUF4242 domain-containing protein, producing the protein MPKYVIERDIPSLGSFTPAQLGEASRKSCNVLHQLAPRVQWVQSYVTQDRMYCVYIAANPEAVREHARLGGFPANRVSEVNAIIDPTTGGD; encoded by the coding sequence ATGCCCAAATACGTCATCGAACGAGACATCCCGTCCCTCGGCAGCTTCACGCCCGCGCAGCTCGGCGAAGCTTCCCGCAAATCGTGCAATGTCCTGCACCAACTCGCGCCCCGCGTGCAGTGGGTGCAGAGCTATGTGACGCAGGACCGCATGTATTGCGTCTACATCGCCGCCAATCCGGAGGCCGTGCGCGAGCACGCCCGGCTCGGCGGCTTTCCCGCGAATCGCGTTTCCGAAGTGAACGCGATCATCGATCCCACGACCGGCGGCGACTGA
- a CDS encoding pseudouridine-5'-phosphate glycosidase translates to MKLPLQSSAEVEAARAERLPLVALESTIITHGMPYPQNVATARRVEAEVRAGGAVPATIAVIGGRIHIGLSDAELEQLGRARDVMKLSRADLAVCVATGRTGATTVAATMICARLAGIHVFATGGIGGVHRGAELSFDVSADLRELAETPVSVVSAGAKAILDLPKTLEVLETLGVPVIAVGQDEFPAFWSRSSGLRAPLRLDSAAEIAAAHIQRARLGLPGGQLVANPIPSAAEIPRAVITPFIERALTEAAEQRVAAKAVTPFLLQRLFELTDGRSLEANIALVLNNARLGAAIASEISRQLPA, encoded by the coding sequence ATGAAGTTGCCGCTGCAATCCTCCGCCGAAGTCGAGGCCGCCCGTGCGGAGCGCCTTCCCTTGGTCGCGCTCGAATCGACGATCATCACGCACGGCATGCCCTACCCGCAGAACGTCGCCACCGCGCGCCGCGTGGAAGCGGAAGTGCGCGCTGGCGGCGCCGTGCCTGCCACGATCGCCGTCATCGGCGGCCGCATCCATATCGGCCTGAGCGACGCCGAGCTCGAACAGCTCGGCCGCGCCCGAGACGTGATGAAGCTCTCCCGCGCCGACCTCGCCGTGTGCGTCGCCACCGGCCGCACCGGTGCCACCACCGTCGCCGCCACGATGATCTGCGCCCGGCTCGCCGGAATCCACGTATTCGCCACCGGCGGCATCGGCGGTGTTCACCGCGGCGCCGAGCTGTCGTTCGATGTTTCCGCCGATCTCCGCGAACTGGCGGAAACGCCGGTGTCGGTCGTCTCCGCCGGTGCCAAGGCGATCCTCGATCTTCCCAAAACCCTCGAAGTGCTCGAGACGCTCGGCGTGCCCGTTATCGCGGTCGGACAGGATGAGTTTCCCGCGTTCTGGTCGCGCTCGTCCGGCCTGCGCGCACCGCTGCGCCTCGACAGCGCGGCCGAAATCGCCGCCGCGCACATTCAGCGCGCGCGCCTCGGCCTGCCCGGCGGACAGCTGGTGGCGAACCCGATTCCGTCGGCCGCGGAAATTCCCCGCGCCGTCATCACGCCGTTCATCGAACGCGCGCTGACCGAAGCGGCCGAGCAACGCGTCGCCGCGAAGGCCGTGACGCCGTTCCTGCTGCAGCGCCTGTTCGAGCTGACCGACGGCCGTTCGCTCGAGGCGAACATCGCTCTGGTATTGAACAACGCCCGCCTCGGCGCCGCGATCGCCTCGGAAATCAGCCGCCAGCTCCCCGCTTGA
- a CDS encoding DMT family transporter — MRRTSTLPLVLLVLACFSANSLITRYVVSRQLLDPATVTLARFAAGAGMLALILGRRGGFGEIWPRRADALAVAALAGYALAIAYGYRFITAAAGTFVFYALVVVTMTVGAEARPTWRPLAGALVALAGVGVLAFGKVRGSTLLGVGLLALTGATWGMYSLVMRRRGAPLVANARAFVGVAALLPVLAWAERDALVCTAGGLALGVFMGAVTTALAYALWARVLPELSPVEAGTLQLLVPVLTASGGVVFLAEPLTWQLGVSGVLVLAGMWLTVRRGR, encoded by the coding sequence GTGCGCCGGACGTCCACGCTTCCGCTCGTTCTGCTCGTGTTGGCGTGCTTCAGCGCCAACAGCCTGATCACGCGCTATGTCGTCAGCCGGCAGCTGCTCGATCCGGCAACGGTGACTCTCGCACGGTTCGCGGCGGGGGCCGGGATGCTCGCCCTGATTCTCGGCCGCCGCGGCGGCTTCGGCGAAATCTGGCCACGGCGTGCCGACGCGCTGGCGGTGGCGGCGCTGGCCGGATACGCGCTCGCGATCGCCTACGGCTATCGCTTCATCACGGCGGCGGCGGGAACGTTCGTCTTCTACGCGCTCGTCGTCGTGACCATGACGGTGGGCGCGGAAGCGCGACCGACATGGCGCCCGCTCGCCGGCGCGCTCGTGGCGCTGGCGGGCGTGGGCGTGCTGGCTTTCGGCAAGGTTCGCGGTTCCACGCTGCTCGGCGTCGGACTGCTCGCGCTCACGGGCGCGACATGGGGGATGTATTCGCTGGTGATGCGACGGCGCGGCGCGCCGTTGGTGGCGAACGCACGGGCGTTCGTCGGCGTGGCGGCCTTGTTGCCGGTGCTGGCGTGGGCGGAACGCGACGCGCTCGTCTGCACGGCGGGCGGGCTCGCGTTGGGTGTTTTCATGGGCGCGGTCACGACCGCGCTCGCATATGCGCTCTGGGCGCGGGTGCTGCCGGAGCTTTCGCCGGTGGAGGCGGGAACCCTGCAACTGCTCGTGCCCGTGCTGACGGCGAGCGGTGGCGTGGTGTTTCTCGCGGAGCCGCTGACCTGGCAACTCGGCGTCTCCGGCGTCCTCGTCCTCGCCGGGATGTGGCTGACCGTGCGGCGCGGTCGTTGA
- a CDS encoding M20/M25/M40 family metallo-hydrolase, protein MKRRYLLSAAMLLAGWAAQLLANEADLAALKTEIAKNHDRAIARLQEWIAHPAIAAENRGFPDGAERMAAMLREVGFQHTEVIPTDGKPGVFATLDAGAPKTVGIYFMYDVKQFDPKEWSSPPLEGRIVEKQGYGKVMIGRGATNQKGPESAFLAAIEAFRAAGKKLPVNLVLVAEGEEEIGSPHIAQIVYQPHVQAALAKCTGVWMPFPAQSLDGSVIVNLGAKGVIEVELTSSGAAWGRGPTRDIHSSFKSLVDSPAWHLVQALNTLVAADGNTVAIDGWFENVRSLNDEEKVILANAVKGPTRERQMKVASASSKWIADRPFAAAMEHYVSQPTVNIEGIYGGYTGPGGKTLLPTRASAKLDFRLVPNQTADEAVKKLKAHLAKRGFGDIEVNYTGGYSPTATPSSAPLIQAQLAVLKRNGVEAILWPRLAGSYPGYIFTDAPLNLAAGHFGLGHGGGAHAPDEYLVIESSNPQVQGYDGMTLSLAEYLYELAK, encoded by the coding sequence ATGAAGCGACGTTACCTCTTGTCGGCCGCCATGCTTTTGGCGGGTTGGGCTGCGCAGCTGTTGGCGAACGAAGCGGACCTGGCCGCGTTGAAGACCGAGATCGCGAAGAACCATGACCGCGCCATCGCCCGGTTGCAGGAATGGATCGCGCATCCCGCGATCGCGGCGGAGAACCGCGGATTCCCGGATGGCGCCGAACGCATGGCGGCCATGCTGCGCGAAGTGGGCTTTCAGCACACCGAAGTGATCCCGACCGACGGCAAGCCCGGCGTGTTCGCTACGCTCGACGCCGGTGCGCCGAAGACCGTCGGCATCTACTTCATGTATGATGTGAAGCAGTTCGACCCGAAGGAGTGGTCTTCGCCGCCGCTCGAGGGGCGCATCGTCGAGAAGCAAGGCTACGGGAAGGTCATGATCGGTCGCGGCGCCACGAATCAGAAAGGTCCGGAATCGGCCTTCCTTGCGGCCATCGAGGCGTTTCGCGCCGCCGGCAAGAAACTGCCGGTGAACCTCGTCCTCGTCGCGGAAGGCGAAGAGGAGATCGGTTCGCCGCACATCGCGCAGATCGTCTACCAGCCGCACGTGCAGGCGGCGCTCGCGAAGTGCACCGGCGTCTGGATGCCGTTCCCGGCTCAGAGCCTCGACGGCTCCGTCATCGTGAATCTCGGCGCAAAGGGCGTGATCGAGGTCGAACTCACTTCCAGCGGCGCCGCGTGGGGACGCGGACCGACGCGCGACATCCACTCGTCGTTCAAGTCCCTCGTCGACAGTCCCGCGTGGCATTTGGTGCAGGCGCTCAACACGCTCGTGGCCGCCGACGGCAACACCGTGGCGATCGACGGCTGGTTCGAAAATGTCCGTTCGCTCAACGACGAGGAGAAGGTCATCCTCGCCAACGCCGTGAAAGGCCCGACCCGCGAGCGCCAAATGAAGGTGGCATCCGCCAGCAGCAAATGGATCGCGGACCGGCCGTTCGCCGCGGCGATGGAGCACTACGTTTCGCAGCCCACGGTGAACATCGAAGGCATCTACGGCGGCTACACCGGGCCCGGCGGCAAGACGCTGTTGCCGACCAGGGCGTCCGCGAAACTCGATTTCCGTCTCGTGCCGAATCAAACCGCCGACGAGGCCGTGAAGAAACTCAAGGCCCATCTCGCGAAGCGCGGCTTCGGCGACATCGAGGTCAACTACACCGGCGGCTACAGCCCGACGGCCACGCCCTCGAGCGCGCCGTTGATTCAGGCTCAACTCGCCGTGCTGAAGCGCAATGGCGTCGAGGCGATTCTCTGGCCCCGACTCGCTGGCTCGTATCCCGGCTACATCTTCACCGACGCCCCGCTGAATCTCGCGGCCGGCCACTTCGGCCTCGGTCACGGCGGCGGCGCGCACGCACCGGACGAATATCTCGTCATCGAATCGTCGAACCCGCAGGTGCAGGGCTACGATGGCATGACGCTCTCGCTGGCGGAGTATCTATACGAGTTGGCGAAGTAG
- a CDS encoding response regulator transcription factor, whose translation MIEAHEPCRPRLTVAVADECPVVREGLVRIIADECDLAVVDSAATPTELKALVLRRMPKVVVTDLMLGETDGLALIKELGALAPESRVVVFTLEPEDVYALRAFRAGARAFISKRDAVTALFRAVREVAAGGLVVPAIVSSLMFAQQAPVRRAGDAIDAQLSDRELQVFRLVGLPLPTRVIAERLGVSVKTVETHRENIKNKLALNSHRELLACASTWLRERCA comes from the coding sequence ATGATTGAAGCCCATGAGCCGTGCCGACCCCGCCTGACGGTTGCCGTTGCCGACGAATGTCCCGTGGTCCGCGAGGGCTTGGTGCGGATCATCGCCGACGAATGCGACCTGGCGGTCGTCGACAGCGCGGCCACGCCCACCGAGCTGAAGGCGCTCGTGTTGCGACGCATGCCGAAGGTCGTCGTGACCGACCTGATGCTCGGCGAAACGGACGGACTGGCGCTCATCAAGGAACTCGGCGCCCTCGCTCCCGAATCGCGGGTCGTGGTGTTCACGCTCGAGCCGGAGGACGTTTACGCGCTGCGCGCTTTCCGGGCGGGCGCGCGCGCGTTCATCTCCAAGCGCGATGCGGTCACGGCGCTCTTTCGCGCGGTGCGCGAGGTCGCGGCGGGCGGCCTGGTGGTGCCGGCGATCGTCTCGAGCCTGATGTTCGCGCAGCAGGCGCCGGTGCGCCGCGCGGGCGACGCGATCGACGCGCAGTTGAGCGATCGTGAGCTGCAGGTGTTCCGGCTGGTCGGTCTGCCGCTGCCGACGCGGGTCATTGCCGAGCGCCTCGGCGTCTCGGTCAAGACGGTCGAGACCCACCGCGAAAACATCAAAAACAAGCTGGCGCTGAATTCCCACCGGGAACTCCTCGCTTGCGCGTCCACCTGGCTGCGGGAGCGCTGCGCGTGA
- a CDS encoding DUF4242 domain-containing protein, giving the protein MYVIERHMPGLGKLSAAELKAASQTSCGVLRDLEGKVTWLHSYCTGDKMFCVYLAPSEELVREHAKRGCFPADAVLKVNTIISPKTAD; this is encoded by the coding sequence ATGTATGTCATCGAGCGTCACATGCCCGGTCTCGGCAAACTGAGCGCCGCGGAATTGAAAGCCGCTTCGCAGACCTCCTGCGGCGTGCTGCGCGACCTCGAGGGCAAGGTCACCTGGCTCCACAGCTACTGCACCGGCGACAAGATGTTTTGCGTCTACCTCGCGCCCAGCGAGGAACTCGTTCGCGAGCACGCCAAGCGCGGCTGCTTTCCGGCCGATGCCGTGCTGAAGGTGAACACGATCATCAGCCCGAAAACGGCGGATTAA
- a CDS encoding CDP-alcohol phosphatidyltransferase family protein codes for MSNAPIERPKPFSLIRSFVAADFLTLGNGACGSGAVLAAMQYLVTREPRWLVGAMALLPVALVLDFADGRVARWRRKSSFLGADLDSLADVISFGLAPAAIAFAVGLRGALDVMILLYFVACGISRLARFNATAAALADESGKVKYFEGTPIPTSVFLVLFLAVLHFAGKLGDQVWLGQWTIGGLVLHPLTILFALSGSAMISTLRVPKI; via the coding sequence ATGTCCAACGCTCCTATCGAACGCCCCAAACCGTTTTCGCTGATCCGCTCGTTCGTCGCGGCGGACTTCCTCACGCTCGGGAACGGGGCGTGCGGCAGCGGCGCGGTCCTGGCGGCGATGCAATACCTCGTCACTCGCGAGCCGCGTTGGCTCGTCGGTGCGATGGCGCTGTTGCCGGTGGCGCTGGTGCTGGATTTCGCCGATGGGCGCGTGGCGCGGTGGCGGCGCAAGTCGTCGTTCCTCGGCGCCGACCTCGATTCGCTGGCGGACGTGATCTCCTTCGGGCTGGCGCCCGCCGCGATCGCTTTCGCGGTCGGGTTACGCGGCGCGCTCGACGTGATGATCCTGCTCTACTTCGTGGCGTGCGGCATCAGCCGTCTCGCCCGTTTCAACGCCACGGCGGCGGCGCTCGCGGACGAGTCAGGGAAAGTGAAGTATTTCGAGGGAACACCGATTCCCACCAGCGTCTTCCTCGTGCTGTTCCTCGCGGTCCTGCACTTCGCGGGAAAACTCGGGGACCAGGTCTGGTTGGGGCAGTGGACGATCGGCGGGCTCGTGCTGCACCCGCTGACGATCCTCTTTGCGCTCAGCGGCAGCGCGATGATCAGCACCCTGCGCGTGCCGAAAATCTGA
- a CDS encoding class I SAM-dependent methyltransferase codes for MEQSTNPNQALWEKGDFTAIAATMRESGEALVRSLDLNIPLRALDLGCGDGTTAVPLARLGAEVQGIDIARNLVAAGNRRATTEGLTRLAFRQGDACRLDDVASGTFDLTLSVFGAMFAPKPHDVAREMVRVTKPGGRIVMGNWIPNEPTSFVSQLLRISAAFTPPPPADFVSPMLWGVESHVTERFAQAGVPAQSVTFARDTFFFRSADLTPEAFIEVFRRFYGPTMNAFAAAEKTGRADELQRQLVAEAKKHNRPGKRGLEIPATFMRVTVQR; via the coding sequence ATGGAACAATCCACGAATCCAAACCAAGCGCTCTGGGAAAAAGGTGACTTCACCGCCATCGCGGCGACGATGCGCGAATCCGGCGAGGCACTCGTGCGCTCGCTCGACCTTAACATTCCGCTCCGCGCACTCGATCTGGGCTGCGGCGACGGCACCACGGCGGTCCCGCTTGCCCGGCTCGGTGCCGAGGTGCAGGGCATCGACATCGCGCGCAACTTGGTGGCGGCCGGCAATCGCCGCGCAACCACCGAGGGACTGACGCGGCTCGCGTTTCGACAGGGCGATGCTTGCCGGCTCGACGACGTGGCGAGCGGCACGTTCGATCTGACGCTTAGCGTGTTTGGCGCCATGTTTGCGCCGAAGCCTCACGATGTGGCGCGCGAGATGGTGCGGGTGACGAAGCCCGGTGGGCGCATCGTCATGGGGAATTGGATCCCGAATGAGCCCACGTCCTTCGTGTCGCAGTTGCTGCGGATCAGCGCCGCTTTCACGCCGCCGCCGCCCGCGGATTTCGTCAGCCCGATGCTGTGGGGCGTCGAGTCGCACGTGACGGAGCGGTTCGCGCAAGCCGGCGTGCCGGCGCAGAGCGTGACGTTCGCGCGCGACACGTTCTTCTTTCGTTCCGCGGACCTGACGCCCGAGGCGTTCATTGAGGTGTTTCGCCGGTTCTACGGGCCGACGATGAACGCCTTTGCCGCCGCCGAGAAGACCGGTCGCGCGGACGAGTTGCAGCGCCAGCTGGTCGCCGAGGCAAAGAAGCACAACCGCCCGGGCAAGCGCGGGCTGGAAATCCCCGCAACATTCATGCGGGTGACCGTGCAGCGCTGA
- a CDS encoding kinase — MNASAPHILCIGSVLWDIIGRSPHGMAHGADVPGRITRVPGGVAMNIAMTLRKLGLRPAVLTVIGRDAEGDELIAVCQRLGIDAQFAYRSPDRPTDRYMAVEDLHGLVAAIADAHSLEAAGDRILAPLADGRLGSAARPWAGLIAIDGNLTTALLAEIARSSLFVAADLRVAPASPGKAERLQSLLGHPRATLYVNLEEAGLLCDTRFDDAITAARGLLDRGAARVLVTAGDRECCDGARGAEFVCGVPEKVRVHRVTGAGDVFMGAHLVAERAGADREAALAAALRAASAHVAGEIGT; from the coding sequence ATGAACGCCTCGGCCCCGCACATTCTCTGCATCGGCTCGGTGCTCTGGGATATCATCGGCCGCTCGCCGCACGGCATGGCCCACGGCGCGGACGTTCCCGGTCGCATCACTCGCGTCCCGGGCGGCGTCGCGATGAACATCGCCATGACGCTGCGCAAACTCGGGCTGCGGCCCGCGGTGCTCACCGTGATCGGGCGCGACGCCGAGGGCGACGAACTCATCGCCGTTTGCCAGCGGCTCGGGATCGATGCCCAATTCGCCTACCGCTCGCCGGACAGACCCACCGATCGCTACATGGCGGTGGAGGACCTCCATGGCTTGGTCGCTGCGATCGCCGACGCGCATTCGCTCGAAGCGGCCGGAGATCGGATTCTCGCTCCGTTGGCGGATGGACGGCTCGGCAGTGCCGCGCGTCCGTGGGCCGGACTCATCGCAATCGACGGCAATCTCACCACGGCGCTGCTGGCGGAGATCGCGCGCTCGTCGCTGTTCGTCGCCGCGGACCTGCGCGTGGCGCCGGCAAGTCCGGGCAAGGCCGAGCGGTTGCAGTCCTTGCTCGGACATCCTCGCGCCACGCTCTACGTGAATCTCGAGGAGGCCGGCCTGCTCTGCGACACGCGATTCGACGACGCCATCACCGCCGCGCGCGGCTTGCTCGACCGCGGGGCCGCCCGCGTGCTCGTGACGGCCGGAGACCGCGAATGCTGCGACGGCGCGCGCGGCGCGGAGTTCGTCTGCGGCGTGCCGGAGAAGGTGCGGGTCCATCGCGTCACCGGTGCCGGCGATGTTTTCATGGGCGCGCACCTCGTCGCGGAACGCGCCGGAGCGGACCGAGAGGCCGCGCTCGCGGCTGCCCTGCGCGCGGCGAGCGCCCACGTCGCGGGCGAAATCGGCACGTGA
- a CDS encoding class I SAM-dependent methyltransferase: protein MSSLPLRDEFDACAYTQAYPDVAAAIASGLVASAWQHFLLHGRREQRAWFRQSNRLAGVVTEVSPRDEMFSGNLEHYFDVGESARRVVENALATIGRPSSTVLRILDLPCGHGRVLRFLRAAFPHAELTACDLNRDGVDFCANQLGAIPVHSHTKPDEVPLSGAFDLIWCGSLLTHLSQARCAEFLSLFHRVLAPGGIAVVTLHGRHYERELASGRRTVDLPAAQIADLLRQYQAHGFGYVDYADASGYGFSLAHPRFTFEQLVPALPWRIVGFHEQGWDQRQDVLVLQKPH from the coding sequence GTGTCCTCCCTGCCGCTCCGGGACGAGTTCGACGCGTGCGCCTACACCCAGGCCTACCCGGATGTCGCCGCGGCGATTGCCTCCGGCCTCGTTGCCTCGGCCTGGCAGCATTTTCTCCTCCACGGTCGGCGCGAGCAGCGCGCTTGGTTCCGTCAATCCAACCGGCTCGCTGGTGTCGTGACGGAAGTTTCGCCGCGTGACGAAATGTTCAGCGGCAATTTGGAGCACTATTTCGACGTCGGCGAATCCGCCCGACGCGTCGTCGAGAACGCCCTCGCGACCATCGGCCGCCCGAGCTCGACGGTGCTTCGAATTCTCGATCTTCCGTGCGGCCACGGTCGCGTCCTGCGCTTTCTGCGCGCCGCGTTTCCGCACGCGGAGTTGACCGCCTGCGACCTCAATCGCGATGGCGTCGATTTCTGTGCGAACCAGCTCGGAGCCATTCCCGTGCACTCGCACACGAAGCCTGACGAAGTGCCGCTCTCCGGCGCCTTCGATTTGATTTGGTGCGGTTCGCTTCTCACGCACCTGTCGCAGGCGCGTTGCGCCGAGTTCCTCTCCCTGTTCCACCGCGTCCTGGCACCGGGAGGGATCGCGGTCGTCACCCTCCATGGCCGGCACTACGAACGCGAGCTGGCCTCGGGGCGCCGCACGGTCGATCTGCCGGCAGCGCAGATTGCCGACCTCCTGCGCCAATATCAGGCGCACGGCTTCGGCTACGTGGACTATGCGGATGCGTCCGGCTACGGTTTCAGCCTCGCGCATCCGCGGTTCACGTTCGAGCAGCTCGTGCCCGCGCTGCCGTGGCGCATTGTCGGCTTCCACGAACAGGGCTGGGACCAGCGGCAGGATGTTCTCGTGCTGCAGAAACCGCACTGA
- a CDS encoding OPT/YSL family transporter has translation MSDPVVAPAPAAQDSPREIEWLKQTYQPSATNLTVRGVIVGMLIGGAMSLSNLYVFFKTGWSIGVTLTACIVAFAVFQALQGLRLTKKPLSALENNALSTVASGAGYMTGGGNMAAFGALLMVTTVRPEPLPMIAWFAVIAALGVFAAIPIKRQLINQEGLSFPTGTATAETISSIHGAAEGGGADKAKWLGIAAAFGAVLTLLRDALKLLPTQFSIPFAKLGGRSLAEWTLAMKVEVVLFGAGALTSFRVGWSLLLSGLLTYGVLAPALVERGIVTSVSYKGIVAWTLWPGAAILVASGITSFALDYQSILRAFTGIGRIFRRSKETERGIASVECPEWWFPAGFVLLSPLVVFLMTRLFQIPLWASLVAVPLAVVMGFVAARVTGETDVTPTKALGPVTQVLYGVMSPGNLSGNIMSANVTGGIGLHAADLLTTLKTGWLLGAKPRHQFYAQLFGVVAGAIVIVPAFRLLIPDASVLGGEDWPAPSCVVWAGVSKAFSGGLAALHPSVKPAIVIGLLLGVVMALWDKFAPKKLRPLLPSPAGIGIAMVLPGSNCIAMFLGAAFAECMRRWKPALAEKSVVPIASGFIAGESLMGIAIMAWDQLKRFL, from the coding sequence ATGTCGGACCCCGTCGTCGCCCCCGCCCCAGCCGCCCAAGATTCCCCGCGTGAAATCGAGTGGCTGAAACAGACCTACCAGCCCAGCGCCACCAATCTCACCGTGCGCGGCGTCATTGTCGGCATGCTCATCGGCGGCGCGATGAGCCTCTCGAACCTCTACGTGTTTTTCAAAACGGGCTGGAGCATTGGCGTGACGCTCACGGCGTGCATCGTGGCGTTCGCGGTGTTTCAGGCGCTCCAGGGACTTCGGCTCACCAAGAAGCCGCTCAGCGCGCTCGAGAACAACGCCCTCAGCACCGTCGCCTCGGGCGCAGGCTACATGACCGGCGGCGGAAACATGGCGGCGTTCGGCGCGTTGCTCATGGTGACGACCGTGCGGCCGGAGCCGCTCCCCATGATCGCGTGGTTTGCCGTGATCGCCGCGCTCGGTGTGTTCGCAGCCATCCCGATCAAGCGCCAGCTGATCAATCAGGAAGGTCTGTCTTTCCCCACCGGCACGGCCACGGCCGAGACAATCAGCTCCATCCACGGTGCCGCCGAGGGCGGCGGAGCTGACAAGGCGAAGTGGCTGGGCATCGCCGCCGCGTTCGGCGCCGTGCTGACGCTTCTGCGCGACGCCCTCAAGCTGCTCCCCACTCAATTCTCGATTCCGTTCGCCAAGCTCGGTGGTCGCTCCCTCGCCGAGTGGACGCTGGCGATGAAAGTCGAGGTCGTGCTCTTCGGTGCCGGTGCGCTCACTAGTTTTCGCGTGGGCTGGTCGCTGCTGCTGAGTGGCCTGCTGACCTACGGCGTGCTCGCGCCGGCGCTCGTCGAGCGCGGCATCGTGACGTCGGTGAGCTACAAGGGCATCGTGGCGTGGACGCTCTGGCCGGGTGCCGCGATCCTCGTGGCGTCGGGCATCACGTCGTTCGCCCTCGATTACCAGAGCATCCTGCGCGCTTTCACCGGCATCGGAAGGATCTTCCGCCGCTCGAAGGAAACCGAACGCGGCATCGCTTCCGTCGAGTGCCCCGAGTGGTGGTTCCCCGCGGGATTCGTGCTGTTGTCGCCGCTCGTGGTCTTCCTGATGACGCGCCTGTTTCAAATTCCTCTCTGGGCTTCCCTCGTGGCAGTCCCGCTGGCGGTTGTCATGGGTTTCGTCGCGGCGCGCGTCACCGGCGAGACCGATGTCACGCCGACGAAGGCGCTCGGACCGGTCACGCAAGTCCTCTACGGCGTCATGTCGCCGGGCAATCTCTCGGGCAACATCATGTCGGCCAATGTCACCGGCGGTATCGGCCTGCACGCGGCAGACCTGCTCACGACGCTCAAGACCGGCTGGCTGCTCGGCGCGAAGCCGCGGCATCAATTCTACGCGCAACTCTTCGGCGTCGTCGCGGGCGCGATCGTCATCGTGCCGGCGTTCCGGCTGCTCATTCCCGATGCGAGCGTGCTCGGCGGCGAAGACTGGCCCGCGCCGTCGTGCGTCGTCTGGGCGGGCGTTTCCAAGGCGTTTTCCGGCGGCCTCGCGGCGCTCCACCCAAGCGTGAAGCCGGCGATCGTCATCGGCTTGCTGCTCGGTGTCGTCATGGCGCTGTGGGACAAATTCGCGCCGAAGAAACTCCGTCCGCTGCTCCCCTCGCCCGCCGGCATCGGCATCGCGATGGTGCTGCCGGGCAGCAATTGCATCGCGATGTTCCTCGGCGCGGCGTTCGCCGAATGCATGCGCCGCTGGAAGCCCGCCCTCGCCGAGAAATCCGTCGTGCCGATCGCGTCCGGCTTCATCGCCGGCGAGAGCCTGATGGGCATCGCCATCATGGCGTGGGATCAGCTCAAGCGTTTCCTCTGA
- a CDS encoding group III truncated hemoglobin, whose protein sequence is MDASAPSLFARLGGRARLLHLLRHFYADVRQHREIGPIFLAHIEDWPAHLEKIADFWSNVTGGPVRYAGGMPRKHFPLGLEARHFEAWLDLWGRNCRVHLPPTEAAELTRVAEEIGQRLRDMIAWSAANQRTPEV, encoded by the coding sequence ATGGACGCTTCCGCCCCTTCGCTCTTCGCACGCCTCGGCGGACGCGCACGCCTGCTCCATCTCCTGCGGCATTTCTACGCCGACGTGCGCCAGCACCGCGAAATCGGCCCGATCTTCCTCGCGCACATCGAGGACTGGCCTGCGCACCTCGAGAAGATCGCGGACTTCTGGTCAAACGTCACCGGTGGCCCCGTCCGCTACGCCGGCGGCATGCCGCGGAAGCACTTCCCACTCGGTCTGGAAGCCCGGCATTTCGAGGCGTGGCTCGACCTCTGGGGCCGCAACTGCCGCGTGCATCTTCCGCCCACCGAGGCGGCCGAACTGACCCGCGTCGCCGAGGAGATCGGACAACGGCTGCGCGACATGATCGCGTGGAGCGCGGCGAACCAGCGCACGCCGGAAGTCTGA